From a single Ischnura elegans chromosome 7, ioIscEleg1.1, whole genome shotgun sequence genomic region:
- the LOC124162198 gene encoding uncharacterized protein LOC124162198, with the protein MAGSSGSLPCFSASPLLLLALLSPLAAGLLDAASAQRVDCRKFVFAPSCRGVAAKRTSGARGVLAAVEYDAAEGISPPMALSDDATFLFPDDDPPPEQQQPRRTRPPSRRQDAPPQPTDPGEDDEDGEAEREEEGETAAVQRRGPAAAAVGRRRNQAAERSRRHKADRSQASSDWLPPDAFQSRSRSGQRDLRRRNMDYDY; encoded by the exons ATGGCCGGCAGCAGCGGGTCGTTGCCGTGTTTCTCTGCGTCGCCGCTGCTCCTGCTAGCGCTGTTATCGCCGCTAGCCGCCGGGTTGCTCGACGCCGCATCCGCCCAGCGCGTGGACTGCAG GAAATTCGTGTTCGCACCCTCTTGCCGCGGAGTGGCCGCCAAGAGAACTTCTGGAGCACGGGGAGTACTTGCGGCCGTAGAGTACGACGCAGCGGAAGGCATTTCACCGCCCATGGCACTGAG CGACGATGCAACATTCCTCTTCCCCGACGATGACCCTCCCCCCGAACAGCAGCAGCCGCGCCGCACGCGGCCCCCGTCCCGACGACAGGACGCGCCGCCGCAGCCGACAGACCCAGGCGAGGACGACGAGGACGGCGAAgcggagagggaggaggaaggagagacTGCGGCGGTACAGAGGCGCGGACCCGCTGCGGCGGCGGTAGGGCGGCGCCGGAATCAGGCCGCGGAAAGGTCGCGTCGACACAAG GCGGATCGAAGTCAAGCGAGCAGCGACTGGTTACCACCGGATGCCTTCCAAAGCAGAAGCAGAAGTGGTCAGAGGGATCTCCGGAGACGGAATATGGACTACGACTACTGA